GCAAACTTCTTACCTTGCACAGAAGAGCAAAAAAACTAAGCTGCACATTATACCAAGTGCTTGTTTTCCCAACCCAAGTGCTATGATATTACAGAAGCCTTTATGGTGCCTTGTCCATTTCAGAAACCTGGGAAAAGCTTGAAATTTCcatctcatttttttttctaccatttaTTTTAGTTAGTCATGTTTGCTTTTGTAGTCATGTTAGTaacatatatttgtttaaaagactGTAATGTCCAAGTAGAATGCTGATTTATCTATAAAGACTTCTCGGTACTGGCTATTTTTTCCCATGTTTTCAATGATCTGTTAAGATTTACTGTAAAACTTGCCACCTGTGCTGTACAATGTGTACCTCTTTCTGTGAATTATTTTTAAACCAGTTTCTCAGGATAATCCAACTGGGAGTCCCTCAAGTCTTGTCGCGATTCCAGTTATTAGGAACCAAAAGTAGAAATTGTGTATTGTTTTGCAGAGGAATTTATAACCTCCTTTTACACAGTTCAACGCTgaggttttaaataaacatgacaCAATACTTCTGTACTTTTTTTTCCTAGTCTTAATTTCCATTGCTTTCACAGTACTGTGCTTTGTTTTTCAACCCTTCTGGTTTCAAGTTAGGTTTGCATGTATGTCTGGTAAAGATTACTTGTTGCCAGTTCCAATTATTTATATTGTAAGTTACTTGCATTTTGTTCTTTCAGTACtctcattttaaagtgttttagttAATCATTTAGAAGTGTGTGGTCGTTGATGCTCAATTGTTTGACATCTCTGGCACCAAACTACTGCACTCAGAAGCATTTGTACTTGCAGTATATATACCTTTTAATTCAGAAGTTATAAACTATTCCACATGTCAACCAGATCACTGTTTCCACTGTCAAGTTTTAATGGTGATACACACTTGGATTTCAAGTTTAAAACTTTGCTAAAGAAACCTTGCATTGGATGATGATTTAGAGAGATCCCAAAAAATAGGCAGTGGAAACCACTTTTGATTTTGTGGTCTTTAGGCCTTATCAAAGTATACATGTTTTTTGTGAACCATCTTTTATATCTCAAGTGAGAGCCTAGAATGAAGACTGCTATATGACTCATATTTTTGGACTGTTAAATTGGTGAGCTACAGTACGttttatactttatatatagtattttttttcttctacattATGGTTCTTGTATTTCAGaatttaaggaaaaaataaaagtgtttgcacttcagcttttttttaaattggtatcTTTCTTTATTTCATCTACTCTGTCAAGGAGTTGTTCTGTGTGTCACACTTCTGTCCCAGGACTCATTTGAATTCAAGACCTCATTTGGAAGAGCAGCTTTGAGGAATATTTGCCAAAGTCTAAACACTACTTGATCCACCAGGATAAACCAGAGCTGGATTTTTACAGCAATAAGGAATCactctggattgcatcaacccaTAAAAATAGATGGTTGCTTCCATCTTGGGTGATGACTTATCCTGATGGATACAGGCTGATCAAATGAGGCATCTGCTTAAGTTGTATGTTCTTTAAATAAATGCTAGCCAAGGCTTTACTCTGTCTTGCCTCCTATAGGCACCAGTTACTTTGTAACTGTTTTCAGTTTATATGTagcttttgtgttttaattatttgcatATCCTAAATTAATATGTGAAGAACTTAAGGATTCTGTGCACAAAATTAAGGGAGACCAGTGATGACAGATGAGGtaagtgattatatatatatatatatatatatatatatatatataatttttttttttttttttgagggggggcAAGCAGTTGAAGCTGTATAGCATGTTCTGCGATCTGATATCCATTTCGTGTACAGTAGTTGAAGCACTACAACAAATTGGTCACATCttggttaatggttactataaaTTAGACACATTTTAGTAGAATGATTTGTGGaagttgtattttaaaatgagctGCATGGGTCAGGTTAAGTTTAACAAATGATTGTCTGCATAATGAAATAGAGAAGGTCTAGCCACCTTGGACCTTGCACAAAAAAAGGAAACGCCACTTGTATTTATTGTACCCTATGTCTTTTAAACAATGTGACCGGTGAGCAAATAATCTGTCGGATTTATAGTattgtatatttgttttaatatgtgtGCTTGTTAATGACCATTACTTGTATACAGACATTGTCCTAACAAAGATGCGATTTCAACACAAATACCAAGATGGTCCTGGCATCCAAAACTTTCTTGCTGgaagaatatattttaaaaacaaacatcaatacagaatgaaaataaaatgtggggggtggggtgggaatGGGGGTGGGAACCCAAAACATTGATTTGTGAATATGAAAAAATCCAGTAACTTCTGAACATTACAGCCATCTCCAGGACTGTAACTGTTTACAATTAACTTTAAAAATGGCAAGTGTAGTGATGAAAATAATGAGAAATCATGTATTTTATAATCGTTTTGTAAACACATTGGTTGTCATTACAGTCCTGTTGaccttttaaaatttttaaaatggttttcaaACATGTCTCGAAGTACAGCTGATTCCCTACAGCAGGgatctccagccctggtcctggagagccccaatcctgcaggttttctaggtgtctcttacatcatcaatggctaaagatctggaacacctgttaatctggactaattaatccaataattggtgcaattaagtaaccgAGAGCccagttgaaacgaaaaccaaaacacccgtagctctccaggaccagagttggagacccctgccctaCTGTGTAGCCATTACCACATGGAACAAATGCAGTTTTTGTTTCCCAGTGTTACAGGGACCTGCTGATTTGGTTACATTCTGGTGTGTCTGCTGTACTTGGAGAGAAAACATGTTTGCAAGCCCATCATTAgatgcttttaattttttaattttttgggggATGTGAATAAAACCATTGTatcaaaacagattttaaacaataaaatgatGCGTTAGTTAGAACTGATATTTCAGCCCCCAGTACCAAGTTGTTTGTTCTGAAGCTAATTTAGTGAAGGGAAATGAATTAAACACAGGAGTAGTATTTAatactttttaataatttttttttcaaatctaccCCAAAACCAAATAAATGTCAAAGCCGTGTAATGTTGGTGTTTCTGAACAAGAAGTTTTCAGTCATTCAAACTCTTTAATGCACCTGGTCTTCTCCTGTTATGATCTAGAgcgatggccaaaggttttgcatcaccctgtagcattaactaattttgcttcataaagtcaaaagaaacctgctgaataatgttacattaacatattgacttgcataccgctttgcagttttccatatacttaacgagacactgacaaattgaaaaatgtgaccttatgatactgtgctactattatggcttccagaaGACTTTTGCgattatcagtttgtagtttcacatgatgctaaataaaaaattataataattctgttcatatagtggtggtggtgatggtttattcattttattattttttttgtctaaaattctaggtgttgcaaaacttttggccatagctgtaaaatCTGACATTTGGGTAAAGTACGTGATTCAACTTTTATTTCTAGCAATAGTGGGCACTAGAATGTCAGGCATGTCGATAGATTTTCTACATAATGTAAAGGTAGTCCCAGATCTGTGATGGCACCCAAAACTCCTGCTAAATACAGGAGCACTCCTCTGCAATCATATTGGGAAGTGTTTCGTACTTGAAGGAATATCCACCGTCGGAGGTTGTACGAAATTTAAGAGACTTCATGGTACCCGGCACAGGAGCACAGCACTGCTTGATCCCAAGGAAGGTGGTCATGTGTTCCCTGCTGGAGCAATTCCCATGGCAGTAGTGGAAAGTGAATGCCCTTGGGTGGACGATCCAGTTGTCCCAGCCCAGTTCCTCAAAGGAGATATTGAGTGCCATGCGGTGGCAGTCGTTGTATACAGGCTGCTCTTGGGCTGGCTTTTGCAGGAGGTCAATAGCAGAAGGAGACCATGGAACAGAGGACCTCCTTGATCGCTCTGGGCTTTTTGGTAGCATGTGGAATTGAAGAAAGGGGGTCTTGTCGGGCTCAGAGTGGCAGCCGCAATTCGGACAACGCACCTGGAGAACGAAAGGCCCATCTGATAGAAGGGGATGGATATGCCTCTTGATGTGGTAGATGGACCACCCATCTGGAGATCTCTTTTCTGGGTGTTTTGCTGCCTCTTCTAACTGCTGGTGAGAGGTGAGAATGAAGACCGGTGCTGATATGTTTCCTTCCTGCAGTTCGGTCACGTTCCCTCCAGAGTAGAACCAGAAGTGAGCCAAGGTGACTATGCGCTCCAGTGTGTATCCAGAGGGCTGAAAGTAGTAGGTAAAGTGGCCAGCTCCCTCTGTTGGGGGGAGGTCAGAACTGAAAACACAAGTGGAATCTGAGGAAAGAAGAGATACAGGTCAGGATTGTTTATGCGCAAAGGTGTATGGtgtttatgttatatatatatatatatatatatatatatatatatatatatatatatatatatatatatataatatatatatatatatatatatatatatatataaattgcttcCTGTAAGATCACTTCGCTGCTGTAGGTCATATggcaattaataaataaaaaataaataaaaaaattcaatcATGTTCTTAAGTCCCTTATTTTCTGTACTTTTATTTCACACTTTCATTTTGAATTGGATATATACCTATTTGTCATGCATTGTAGATTAACTCAAGAAGTTGGCAACAGTCCTATGTGTATCAGTGGGAGTTGTATGCTTCAGACAGGATCCTAATATGGTACCTGCTACATAGAGACTGAATCTAAATCGTTGTTGCAGGAAAATGGACATGAATATGTTTTTCTATTTGAAGTTTTTAccccttttttaattattatttttaaacaacaaactgTATGGCACAATATGATTCTAGGAGCAGCAAGACAGTTTTTTGGTTTGTCTGAAAACACAGCAATATCATAAGATTATATCTTTCAAGCCTGTTAcctgaatttgttttttaaaaaaaaaaaaaactgaatatgaATTTGAGAAACTGATTACTAAGTTTTAAGTAATGCACTTGCAGGTGAAAAAGCTTGTTATAGCAGGACATCCATACCTGATACCTGTATGTTATAGGACCATGGGAATATTCTTAATTATCAGGATTTGAGTTTGTCAATTTTTAGAGGCCCTAGGGGTAGCTATACCCTGTTCACACAACTAAATAATGCATAATCCTCATTTGAATGGCAATAGCATGATTTTCAACGTGTGCACATTATTTAGATCTAGGGAGATCCTTCGCCAAATGAGTAATTATATGTGAAACTTACAGgggtggtttcacagatcctgattgacactaattttggactaccgTATCCAAGTTAAaataaagtagtccaagatttgGGTTAATTACAGTCTGAAATCTTAAGGTAGGGTATTCCCTATTCATCCACCATTAAATACATTAGTAAGGTCCCAAACTATTCACTATTGCCACAGGTTAATATCCCTAGTTCTATAGCTAAGGTACTGTAAAAATGTACGTTTTAATTctaaaattgaagaaaaaaaaaacattttaacttaGCAGACACAAATTGGTGTTAAACGTTATATTGTGCAGTCTTAAACTATTGAAATCTGTCAATGCAGGTTTCAGAGCAGTGTAGTAACAGCCAAAATGGTAGAACCTCATTATGAACACCGAACATATTAAATGACTGGTCAACCAAACACCTCACTTTAGtcgaagtatgcaatcactcaaccatgagTGCAATGTAACCTGATAGGTACTACTATAAGCGGCGTGCTGGTCATGAAGAAAGctaaattactgtaccaacaaatgtaatCCAACAAATGTGAGGCaaatttcaaagcaagtacaggcaattttactaggaacattttcattttaaaccaagCACAAattccctcccccccaccccccaagccaaaggaggctgaatgactgTGCAAGctgcatgcatgcattttgtttgaaataaattaaaaacaaatagtaTGTTAACCCATGTTTTTCTGGAcgttttaaatctgtgtttctgCTACAGTTACAATTCCAATGGTAAGTTAAATTTTGTATAGTCCTATTTTTAAAGCCTACTAAACCATAacaatgagtattgcattactgtgctatATCCTTGTATTAGTCGCCAAATTGAGGTAgcagatagcaggtgtacacatttattaaagtcactgaaaactcattttcagagttagaCATTTCAGACTTAAGAACAACCTCCATTCCTAAGCTGTTTGTAACCGAGGTTCTACTGTATAAATATAGTATACTACTGCAGCAAAAAAACACTTCATCTTAATACGGAGAAGGCTCCAAAGTTTTGTGTTCTACACAATTGAGCTATTGTACTGTATAGAATGTACATTAAAACAGGGTCTCCAAAGCAGTTGTCTATAGACTGACCAGTGCTGGGGAACAGGATGACCTGTGAGGTGTCCAGCTGAGATCTTCTCCTCTCTGTCAGTGTTGCCCTGCCCCATTGAGTGGAGGCTCTGTGTTGGGTAAGCCCCAGTTTTCGCTGGTGGTGGGACTGTGCACTGGGTGGCTCCTCCAGTCTCAAGCTCTCCAGCAGTCGCTCTTTGAACCACCCTAGTACAACACTCGTGGGTGGATCCTCATCGTTGGGTCCGCAGGCTTGGGTCCACAGTGGAACGCAGAGAGCTACAAGCAGCAATGGGGCTGGCAGGAGCATTGTGAATAAACTGGGCTTCTCCAACGGATAACCAGGCTTCAGAAGGGTGATAGTCTTCCTGGTAATCAATAAACTCAATTCAGTCTTCTTTCATTTGAGGGCTCTTTAGTAATTCTACTAGGAATGCAAGTTGACTTCAATTTATTGTTTTAATCAAATATGCAGGTTTGTAGGTAGCTCAGTAGATCTTTTATTAGCTCTGTCTTGGGTTGAGTCGTGCTTTACCGTGACTCTGTTTTACAAGGTTCTCATAAGCTGTGTTGATTTTTCAGTTGCTCAGTATGTCCTGTTCTCTCTTGTTATCACTGCAGGCTTTTTTTGACCATGCCCTGTCTCAGCTGTATGAATACTATCAGTAGTCGTGCTTtttactgtgtgggtttttttgaGATCTGTAGaatgtttccattttatttttttttagtttttttcagtcCAATGAAAATGGTCTGCCCTGTTCTTCTTATAAAAATGTGGCCAAGATTAAATTAgttttattcaaactttttttaagaTTACTTTTTTTGTAATCAAAAGTAGATTTTTTTACGGGGCTAGGTTTGCTGTAAGGTAGATTATTAGTTGATAAAAAACATAATTTGGCACAATCATCATTCTGCATCCTATGTAAGCCACAATTTTGTTAATTTTAACATTTTTCCCACTTaacatccattttttttattatgtaagcACCATCTTTGAACAATATCTTTTAATATTTACCTCATGCCATAATGCCAAAAACAatactgaagttgtttaaagatggtgcttGCATTAAAATGGATACATATAAGAAAAATGACCCAATTTACACCCCATATACATTTCATATGCTCCATATATACAGAATGTACAgctgcaatatcattttaatcTCCTACAGAACATGAGGGTGGGTATAACATTAAAGGAAGGAAATGGCAGTTCTGTTCTCCGTGAAACCCACATCATAATCATAATTAATGCATAACTATATCTATAATTATCATGCCTCTCCATGAAGGAGTCAATTCCCATAACAACTTCAATTTTAATGCTTACTGTCAGAACAGCACGAAAGAATGTCAAAATGTATAATGTTCCATAGCGAGAGCTGTATTTAAAGCAAAGTACCAGATTAAAGGCCTTGTATATCAATTGGGAGAGTTATCTCAGTAATTACACTCCATAGGAAGGCAGTGTGAAGAAAACAGAATTTCACTTGCATtcttcaaaccccccccccccccctgttctATTCTCCAGTTCTTAGGCTTGGTAATTAGGAGGATGGCTAGGCTGGGCATTTGTAAATGAACTAAATCAGAAAGTTTCGGTGTCACTTCAATTGGATTTAGTTAAGAAGGTAATGACAGGTGGAGTTAACAGGAGTTCATACCAATAatctggcaaaatacaataagcATAAAAACATGTGTTGATGTAACAAATATGGCTGATCATAATAGTACCAGGTATTGCTTTGATTGCtctcttaaaatattttaaatgtagaataCTGCACTGTACATGAACAACATAAGAAAGCTTTGATACCCATTGCAGTGTTGTGTTTTACTACATTGTCCGTACTGTACTTTGTCTAAACATTTCAATAATGTAGAGCAACTTGCATGAGTAAAGCTTCTGATCTTATTCTTGTATTTCCCAAAGAGATATTATGTAGGATGGAAAGCAGTTGTATAACAGTCATAGTAACCACAGTGTGTGACAACAGCCATAGTGACATTGACCCCTATTATGTTCTGACCATGACGTTGTAGGTATAATACGTTCATCAACATATTGGACTTCACGTTTTAAACAACACTTCAAAATGTTATCAAGTTGTAACAAAACTGGCTTTTAACTAATGGAAATGTATAGTATTTGTAAGACGTCATTTGAAATTGTCCGATGCCATGTATACAGACTAGCTGTACTTTTGggtttaaagtaattgtaaccaACAATATAGTTCCATAAAACCTCTCTGCCATGCATTACAAAGGgttcagatgtgcagttttgaaagaaacacatgtgattgcaaacttgtatttttatttgaatctgGTACTAGCTCATACTACACTGGgttaaatgaatttatttttgCAAGCCATGCTGCTATGTGCtcctttcaaagctgcacattttgAGATCTTTGTAGCTAATGGAAATTTAATATGGCTATGAAATTAGTTTGTTTTCTACAATTATAAAGTGCTAAAATGGCTTGAGTCATTAGCAAATAGTACAACAGTGTAAACATTTTCAGAAGCCGTTGCAGTATTTTTGACATTGCAGTACTGTGTAATGGTACTATGTGCTACAATTGCCTCTctgtacagaaccattgcactgCTATTGAAGATCACTGATTCGAGGTAATCCTGCAGTCAATGCAGTAACCAAGAACACTCCGCAGAGCAACCAATAGGGTTCCACCACGGCTTCAGTGAACTGCCACCTGCTCAGCATCATCACACAACTATGGAAACCAGAAACCAGGCTTTACAAGTCATGCAGACGATTTGAGTAAGTATGCAACCTACATATCACTATGTaggtactaaaagaaactaatagAATTATTTGACAAAGTATTTATACCATAAGAATTTCTGCATATCTTTATATTAAGGATAAGTATTATAATTTGACATACAGGATAATGTGGTGTTTTACATCAGGGTTGTATTGCCACTGTTTGACCAAACTGTATTGTCAACTACCCACAATAGCCTCTGATGCCATAACTTATTGCAGGGTTAcccatgtaatttaaaaaaaagtataactgGGTTCTATATAAGCATACAGTAGCACCAAATGTTATTCAGATAGttgccatagctgtatacatCCTTGCTGCAGTGTAACACACTTAAAACACGCCTTTATAAATAGCAAGGCCAATTAATAAATGTTCACTCGTTATTTAATTGGTTATAAATTAAGTTTTTTTGACAAGTCATTATCTTTAGATCTACACTTTTGTTAACTTGTTATGATAACTCCCAGTATAAGTAGTTCTTCCTCTCGCACATTCTTTTTTTACTGGCCTGCTTTTCACTTGTTTGATTTCTAAAATAAAGCCATACCACTGGTCTCTCAGAGGGGGAACTGAAGGAGGAATTTTCAAGGCATCTCATTAACACTGGTGCTGATAACTAAGAAACACAATTACTGCCTATAATATGATAATTTTTCAGTACTATAGAGACTAAACCAGTCTAATAATAACCAATAACCCTTTAACTATACCTAATAAGCACtggtataaataaaaaataacaaacttgCATTTTGAAGGGTAACTGAATATTTTTGCTACAACTGTAATTCTGCTTCTGTACTGTGTAATTCTTGACCCTATTGCAGGTGTCTAGGCCAGggactgcaataaaacaaactggaccCCTGCTACAACACACAGCTTTAAAAGTAGAGAGAGGCTTCGGAAATATTGCCTGCTACCCTTGCACTTGGTCTCCCATAAGATCGCAAAACCATTTcaaggtgttttttatttaatatgtctGTTTTATATCATAAGCAAAACAATGAGGCCTGTTTTATCTGAACTCGGCCTAGAGAGGCAGTCAGCTTCCAACTGCTCTCTTGGGCAAGAATCCAACCTGAAATAAATGTGCATGCAAAGATGTGCTTATAAATGTCACACATGTAATTTACTGCTCTGATCAATAGGAAAACCAGCCCACTGGTCCCAATGTGGTTCTGTAGTGGCCCTTTCTCTAACTTACTGGGTGCCTGGCAATCACCAGAATGGCAACTCTGTACAAAAGGCATGTGAACACAGATGCAACCTTGGCACCTCCGCTTGATAAAGAAATGCTTCTTTTACAATTTAGAACAATTCAAATGTTTTTGAAAAGCTGCTGCCATTTGACCTTGAAGCCCAGAGGGTTAAAGAGTTAGACAGTCTGGTCTGTGATATACAAAATGTTTTGGCGTTCAGCTCagatttaaaatacttttaaggTAGTTTCAAGACACGGTGTCTTTCCCAGCCGTCAGATCTAACCACAAGACTACACTGTCACCCAGTACTCATGATAAGGAGGCAGGAAGGTGGGGTGTAACTGttaattgccatttcttattctatactgttcAGTGTATGCTGTAGAGAAGTTATGGCTATCAGCTTTTTTTGtgatactgatggctctaatttagaATTTTCAGCTATGGTGGGAGGTGTATGTCACTGACATACTTGGTATGGTTTGAGTTTAAATGAACAGCAGAAGGCTTGATGGCACCTCCATTAGTTTTATACTGATGTAGTGAGGTATTTTTAGAATTGTTTCTGTTATTGGTTAAAAATATGCTGTGAGGTCTGGCTTTTGAAGATGCCCTCAGTAAATAAAAATCTCTTAATTCCTGTTAATTTCTCATAGTATTCCAAGATTTAAGGATGCAAGATGGATCAaatgtgcttttttaaacaaGTAAATACATGCACTTCGAAGTTAGGACATAATGTGCAGTTAAGCTGAGTATTTAAACAGTACGAGATGTGTACTGATTCCAAATTGTATGTAATGATGGCAGAGTGTTTGGCTTCCCATATTGAGCTGGCAAATCCCTGCTGAAATGTAAAAAGATacttgtgtgccgccccctgggagctcctgtctacTGCCGGCAATagaatagcttggactcgaaccggcgactttcaggctatagggcgcatcctgcactccattcAGAGTGtctttaccagatgtgccactcgggagccccaaataTGCTGTATTTTAATTGAGATCtcatacatgttttttattttttatttttaaaagatttaccagcaaagtattttatattttgaccCATTTCAGTGTTCGTGGAGACAACCATACTGCAGCCTATTTTTAGGTTTTAAGTAATAAAACATAGTTCAGACTACCATAATTTAACTTTTAAGTGTACAAATGGTCTAATTCAATTTTCATCATATATATTATAAAGTTAGAATCCTTTTTTGTATTTCACTGTAACCtgattattaatttatttaaacagattttttttttactaaatttcAGAAGTGTAAGAAATCAAGGAAATTAAGGTGCCCCAATTTTAGAACTGACCattgtatgtatttaaattatttttcagagTGAACTATTCAAAAGTAAGGATTGGGTACAAGTGACGATGGTGATGTGACTCCATCCACATCTTTGCC
The Acipenser ruthenus chromosome 10, fAciRut3.2 maternal haplotype, whole genome shotgun sequence DNA segment above includes these coding regions:
- the LOC117407103 gene encoding inhibin alpha chain-like produces the protein MLLPAPLLLVALCVPLWTQACGPNDEDPPTSVVLGWFKERLLESLRLEEPPSAQSHHQRKLGLTQHRASTQWGRATLTERRRSQLDTSQVILFPSTDSTCVFSSDLPPTEGAGHFTYYFQPSGYTLERIVTLAHFWFYSGGNVTELQEGNISAPVFILTSHQQLEEAAKHPEKRSPDGWSIYHIKRHIHPLLSDGPFVLQVRCPNCGCHSEPDKTPFLQFHMLPKSPERSRRSSVPWSPSAIDLLQKPAQEQPVYNDCHRMALNISFEELGWDNWIVHPRAFTFHYCHGNCSSREHMTTFLGIKQCCAPVPGTMKSLKFRTTSDGGYSFKYETLPNMIAEECSCI